In Kineococcus rhizosphaerae, the following proteins share a genomic window:
- the fabG gene encoding 3-oxoacyl-ACP reductase FabG has product MTSVNPTQRPARSVLVTGGNRGIGLAVARAFADAGDHVAVTYRSGQPPQGFLAVQADVTDPASLDAAFAAVEAQQGAVEVLVANAGTTRDQLLMRMSDEEFDAVVDANLSGAWRVARRAVRGMVRAKRGRIIFMSSVVGLYGSPGQTNYAASKSGMIGLARSIARELGSRGITANVIAPGFIDTDMTRELPEATQADYKARIPAARFGDVDDIARAALFLAEAGYVNGAVLPVDGGLGMGH; this is encoded by the coding sequence GTGACCTCCGTCAACCCCACCCAGCGTCCTGCCCGCAGCGTCCTGGTGACCGGTGGCAACCGCGGCATCGGCCTGGCCGTTGCGCGCGCCTTCGCCGACGCCGGCGACCACGTCGCGGTCACCTACCGCTCGGGCCAGCCGCCGCAGGGCTTCCTCGCCGTCCAGGCCGACGTGACCGACCCCGCGTCCCTGGACGCCGCGTTCGCCGCCGTGGAGGCGCAGCAGGGGGCCGTGGAGGTCCTGGTCGCCAACGCCGGCACCACCCGCGACCAGCTGCTCATGCGGATGAGCGACGAGGAGTTCGACGCCGTCGTCGACGCCAACCTCTCGGGGGCCTGGCGGGTCGCGCGGCGCGCGGTGCGCGGCATGGTGCGCGCCAAGAGGGGCCGCATCATCTTCATGTCGTCCGTCGTGGGCCTGTACGGCTCGCCCGGGCAGACGAACTACGCGGCGAGCAAGTCCGGGATGATCGGCCTGGCCCGCTCCATCGCCCGCGAGCTCGGCAGCCGCGGCATCACCGCCAACGTCATCGCGCCGGGGTTCATCGACACCGACATGACCCGCGAGCTGCCCGAGGCCACCCAGGCCGACTACAAGGCCCGCATCCCCGCCGCCCGCTTCGGCGACGTCGACGACATCGCGCGGGCCGCGCTGTTCCTGGCCGAGGCGGGGTACGTCAACGGTGCCGTGCTGCCCGTCGACGGCGGCCTCGGGATGGGGCACTGA